The Nitrospirota bacterium genome contains a region encoding:
- a CDS encoding response regulator, with the protein MKILITEDNADDRKMLKFNLEHHGCEVIEASDGAEGLHLANAKKPDMIVSDALMPVMDGFQFLRSVKTDEALKSIPFVFYSAVYTGNKEAELAISLGAEAFIIKPKDPQEFWDELIGILEKYRLRNQNKSAPQLIDEEEAFLRKYSHVVAAKLEEKVRELEKAKATILESEQCYRNLFTSLRDVFITVDKERRIINANQPALRDLFGYEVEEIGGQTTRILYADDNSFGLIGNKISTIDKPDRPVIAEVKFRTKSDTVFIGEISLQKLTDNKGNFIGNIEMIRDVTDQKKLEEQLRHAQKMEAVGTLAGGIAHDFNNILNVIMGYGTMIMDKLEADSLLKEQMNEVLTAAERAANLTKRLLVFSRKRAVEVKPININETILGLQKMLGRIIRENVLLHLALADGELNVLADEGQIEQVLMNLAANARDAMPEGGQLTIGTGLQVIDEEYVAMYGYGKPGTHALITVADTGYGMDTETQKKIFEPFFTTKGVGEGTGLGLAISYGIIKQHNGYIKVYSEPEQGTVFKIFLPLSEEAASPDGEKEVPADVKGGNETILVAEDDASLRKLTSSVLESYGYRVITAEDGEDAIAEFMDNRERISLVLLDMIMPKKSGEEAYDEIKKTSPGIKTMFMSGYTMDISQNHKLTDSGLDFVRKPIRPQDLLKKVREILDRS; encoded by the coding sequence ATGAAGATATTGATCACTGAGGACAACGCTGATGACAGAAAGATGCTGAAGTTTAACCTTGAGCATCATGGCTGCGAGGTTATAGAGGCTTCAGATGGGGCAGAAGGGCTGCATCTGGCAAACGCAAAAAAGCCTGACATGATCGTCTCTGATGCGCTTATGCCGGTGATGGACGGCTTCCAGTTCCTCAGGAGTGTAAAAACAGACGAAGCCCTGAAATCAATCCCCTTTGTTTTTTACTCTGCTGTTTATACCGGTAACAAAGAGGCAGAGCTTGCAATTTCTCTTGGGGCCGAAGCTTTTATCATCAAGCCAAAAGACCCGCAGGAGTTTTGGGACGAACTGATAGGCATACTCGAAAAATACAGGCTCAGAAACCAAAATAAGTCTGCCCCTCAACTGATAGATGAAGAAGAGGCTTTTCTGAGGAAATACAGCCACGTTGTCGCTGCCAAACTGGAGGAGAAGGTACGGGAGCTTGAGAAGGCCAAGGCAACCATATTGGAGAGTGAGCAGTGCTACAGGAACCTCTTCACCAGTTTGAGGGATGTATTTATAACCGTTGATAAGGAACGCAGGATCATAAATGCAAATCAGCCTGCGCTGAGAGATCTGTTCGGCTATGAGGTTGAGGAAATTGGCGGCCAAACAACACGGATATTATATGCCGATGACAACAGCTTTGGCCTGATCGGAAACAAAATATCCACCATTGATAAACCCGATAGGCCGGTAATAGCTGAAGTGAAATTCAGGACAAAAAGTGACACTGTTTTTATCGGTGAAATCTCCCTCCAGAAATTAACCGACAATAAGGGCAATTTTATAGGCAACATTGAAATGATACGGGATGTGACCGACCAGAAGAAACTGGAAGAACAGCTCAGGCACGCCCAGAAGATGGAGGCTGTCGGCACGCTGGCAGGCGGTATTGCGCATGATTTCAATAATATCCTCAATGTGATCATGGGGTATGGCACGATGATCATGGACAAGTTGGAAGCCGATAGCCTCTTGAAGGAACAGATGAATGAAGTCCTCACTGCCGCCGAGAGGGCTGCGAATCTGACCAAAAGACTGCTTGTCTTCAGCAGAAAACGGGCGGTTGAGGTGAAGCCCATTAATATCAACGAGACTATCCTCGGCCTGCAGAAAATGCTTGGCCGGATTATCAGAGAGAATGTCTTATTGCATCTTGCTCTGGCAGACGGGGAGCTGAACGTATTGGCGGATGAAGGACAGATTGAACAGGTACTGATGAATCTTGCCGCAAATGCCAGGGACGCGATGCCTGAGGGCGGACAGCTGACAATCGGCACCGGACTTCAGGTAATAGATGAGGAATATGTTGCGATGTACGGATATGGGAAACCCGGAACCCATGCCCTTATCACGGTCGCTGATACCGGCTATGGTATGGACACTGAAACTCAGAAAAAGATATTTGAGCCTTTTTTTACCACGAAAGGCGTTGGAGAAGGGACAGGGCTCGGCCTTGCTATCTCCTACGGAATAATAAAACAGCATAACGGATACATTAAGGTATACAGCGAACCAGAACAAGGCACGGTATTCAAAATATTCCTGCCTCTCAGTGAAGAAGCAGCATCTCCGGACGGGGAAAAAGAGGTCCCTGCTGATGTCAAGGGCGGAAATGAGACAATACTCGTCGCTGAAGACGATGCTTCCCTGAGGAAATTGACCAGTTCAGTCCTGGAGTCCTATGGGTACCGTGTTATTACCGCAGAGGACGGAGAAGATGCGATAGCAGAATTTATGGACAACAGGGAAAGGATTAGCCTCGTCCTGCTTGATATGATCATGCCGAAGAAAAGCGGGGAAGAGGCATATGATGAAATAAAGAAGACAAGCCCAGGCATCAAGACAATGTTTATGAGCGGATATACGATGGATATTTCCCAAAACCATAAGCTTACAGACTCTGGCCTTGATTTTGTCCGTAAACCCATCAGGCCGCAGGACCTCCTGAAAAAAGTAAGGGAGATTTTGGATCGATCGTAA
- a CDS encoding UPF0182 family protein, protein MLKRPFGKLLVILLTLFFLLIFLPEFLSLYIDWLWFKDIGRGLIFSTQVQGQAFSALAGALGGFLITYLNIQIALRIMKGRPVVIPLNVQTMPQLDILRHIDRISIVVPVLSGLFMASLFNANWFTLLSYIHGAASGYADPIFGKDVSFYLFNLPAHALVANALQLTLWAALGALVLIYIVKGAIYFNSRGVTAERTASAHLSLLGSLIFAVLAWKSYIGMHAILYSSNGHIAGATYTDVHAVIPFMKIRIIMALALAAFLLANIFLRRSLLLAAAVGMYIAVSFFGSTVYPAILQKFFVAPNELVKETPYIKNNIAFTRKAFGLDKVQDRDISGSTALDRSDIRKNSATIKNIRLWDHRPLLDTFSQIQEIRTYYRFSSVGNDRYMINGEYRQTMLSPRELSSESIPTRNWINETLTFTHGYGLTLGQVNQVTPEGLPVLLIRDIPPISTAEAIKVTRPEIYFGRLSSPYVIVNSKSKEFDYPSGEENVFTEYSGKTGVALDSFLKKMAFAAYFKSMKLILSNDVTSRSKVIFHRNIMERVHKVMPFLMIDADPYMVIADDGRLFWMVDAYTVSRRFPYSQPSPKGMNYMRNSVKITINAFDGSMMFYVADREDPLVRTIDAIFPGTLQPLAEMPADLRKHIRYPLDIFDIQTQIYSTYHMEDPQSFYNREDQWEIPALGGKDKAVMESYYTIMKLPEEKKEEFILMLPFNPKKKDNLSAWMVARSDGEDYGKLVVYRFPKDRLVYGPKQIVARFNQDTEISRQISLWDQRGSQVIQGTLLVIPIENSLIYVQPLYLRAETGKIPELKRVIVAYENRIAMEETLDAALSKIFGEVKVTDEAVASGNVRLPAVPSVKEDKKLAAVAKEHFDRAIKAQREGNWALYGEEIQKLGDAIKKMQK, encoded by the coding sequence ATGCTGAAAAGGCCATTCGGAAAACTGCTTGTTATATTACTCACGCTTTTTTTTCTGCTGATATTCCTGCCGGAATTCCTCTCGCTTTACATTGACTGGCTCTGGTTCAAAGACATCGGACGGGGACTGATATTCAGCACACAGGTTCAAGGCCAGGCCTTCTCAGCCCTTGCCGGCGCGCTTGGCGGCTTTCTCATCACATATCTGAACATACAGATCGCGCTGAGGATAATGAAAGGGAGACCAGTTGTTATCCCTCTTAACGTTCAGACAATGCCGCAACTCGATATCCTCCGGCATATAGACCGGATTAGTATCGTTGTTCCTGTTCTGTCAGGCCTCTTTATGGCAAGCCTGTTTAATGCCAACTGGTTCACCCTGCTGTCGTATATTCACGGGGCTGCCTCAGGATATGCCGATCCGATTTTCGGCAAAGATGTCTCTTTTTATCTTTTCAATCTGCCTGCCCACGCGCTTGTTGCCAATGCCCTGCAGCTCACGCTCTGGGCAGCTCTTGGAGCACTTGTCCTGATCTATATTGTCAAAGGCGCGATATACTTCAACAGCCGCGGTGTAACCGCAGAGCGCACGGCCTCGGCACACCTCTCTCTTCTGGGCTCCCTGATCTTCGCTGTTCTGGCCTGGAAGTCTTATATCGGCATGCATGCCATTCTCTACTCGTCCAATGGGCATATCGCAGGCGCCACGTACACTGACGTGCACGCAGTCATCCCCTTCATGAAGATCCGGATCATTATGGCCCTTGCGCTTGCCGCTTTCTTGCTGGCCAACATTTTTTTGAGGCGCAGCCTGCTCCTTGCTGCAGCAGTGGGTATGTATATTGCAGTCTCATTTTTCGGCAGTACTGTGTATCCGGCGATACTGCAGAAGTTTTTTGTTGCGCCGAACGAGTTGGTCAAGGAGACTCCCTATATTAAAAACAACATCGCATTTACACGCAAGGCCTTCGGACTCGACAAGGTACAGGATCGGGACATCTCGGGCAGCACGGCACTCGATCGGAGTGATATCAGAAAGAACAGCGCCACCATAAAGAACATCCGCCTCTGGGACCATAGGCCGCTGCTCGATACCTTCAGCCAGATCCAGGAGATCAGGACCTATTACCGTTTTTCATCCGTGGGAAACGACCGGTACATGATCAACGGAGAATACCGCCAGACCATGCTCTCCCCAAGAGAACTGTCGAGCGAAAGCATCCCGACCAGAAACTGGATCAACGAGACCCTGACATTTACCCACGGATACGGCCTGACACTCGGACAGGTTAATCAGGTTACCCCCGAAGGACTGCCGGTGTTGCTCATCAGGGACATCCCGCCGATATCAACCGCAGAAGCGATCAAGGTGACCAGGCCAGAGATCTATTTCGGCAGGCTCTCAAGTCCTTACGTGATTGTCAATTCGAAGTCCAAAGAGTTTGATTATCCCTCGGGAGAAGAGAATGTCTTCACCGAATATTCAGGGAAGACCGGCGTAGCGCTCGATTCCTTTCTGAAGAAGATGGCCTTTGCTGCCTATTTCAAGTCGATGAAACTTATCCTTTCCAATGATGTTACCAGTAGAAGCAAGGTCATCTTTCACCGCAACATCATGGAACGGGTCCACAAGGTCATGCCGTTTCTGATGATCGATGCAGATCCCTACATGGTCATCGCAGATGACGGACGTCTTTTCTGGATGGTGGATGCGTACACCGTAAGCAGGCGCTTCCCCTATTCCCAGCCATCCCCAAAAGGCATGAACTACATGCGGAATTCGGTAAAGATCACGATCAACGCATTTGACGGCAGCATGATGTTCTATGTGGCAGACCGGGAAGACCCGCTGGTCAGGACAATCGATGCGATCTTTCCGGGAACATTGCAGCCGCTTGCGGAAATGCCGGCCGACCTCAGAAAGCATATCCGCTACCCGCTCGATATCTTCGATATTCAGACGCAGATCTATTCGACCTATCATATGGAAGATCCCCAGAGCTTCTATAACAGGGAGGACCAGTGGGAGATCCCCGCATTAGGCGGCAAAGATAAAGCGGTGATGGAGTCCTACTACACGATCATGAAACTTCCGGAGGAGAAGAAGGAAGAGTTTATCCTGATGCTCCCCTTTAATCCGAAAAAGAAGGACAATCTCTCAGCCTGGATGGTGGCACGGAGCGATGGTGAAGATTACGGGAAACTGGTGGTATACCGCTTTCCCAAGGACAGGCTCGTGTACGGCCCGAAACAGATCGTTGCCAGGTTCAACCAGGATACCGAGATCTCCCGGCAGATCTCGCTCTGGGACCAGCGCGGCTCCCAGGTGATCCAGGGCACGCTGCTGGTTATCCCCATTGAAAACTCCCTGATCTATGTGCAGCCGCTGTACCTGCGTGCAGAGACCGGCAAGATACCCGAACTCAAACGGGTCATTGTTGCGTATGAAAACCGCATTGCGATGGAGGAGACCCTTGATGCGGCGCTTTCAAAAATCTTCGGAGAGGTGAAGGTTACGGACGAGGCTGTGGCCTCAGGCAATGTCCGGCTGCCTGCAGTGCCCTCAGTGAAAGAAGACAAAAAGCTGGCAGCGGTTGCAAAGGAGCATTTTGACCGCGCCATAAAGGCGCAGAGAGAGGGCAACTGGGCACTATATGGAGAAGAAATTCAGAAGCTCGGCGATGCGATCAAAAAGATGCAGAAGTGA